From a region of the Enterobacter sp. JBIWA008 genome:
- a CDS encoding LacI family DNA-binding transcriptional regulator, with protein MSLKAIAKELGLSVTTVSRALNGYDDVSAETRARVEAEAQRRGYRPNTFARRLKMGKIDAVGLVFPVHPVPLNNSVFMDMVGEISHELARHEIDLLLIADDDLADKHSYMRMVQSRRVDALIVAHTLDHDPRLEQLQAAGFPFLALGRSHLPQPYAWFDFDNYAGTHQATRWLIEKGHRRIALLGESNNQAFITQRRQGYLDALREAGLSSEWLRAMPPSRRVGYATTKELLALPQPPTAIITDCNTHGDGAAMALAQLGRLSGDNAVSLVVYDGLPQDSIVDIDVASVIQSTRQGVGKQIADMVRQLINGDDIEQLQVLWQPEFTPGQTA; from the coding sequence ATGTCGCTTAAAGCCATTGCTAAAGAACTGGGGCTGTCAGTCACCACCGTCAGCCGCGCCCTCAACGGATATGACGACGTCTCCGCCGAGACGCGCGCACGCGTGGAAGCAGAGGCCCAGCGCCGTGGTTACCGACCGAACACCTTCGCCCGCCGCCTGAAGATGGGCAAAATTGACGCCGTCGGGCTGGTGTTTCCCGTACATCCTGTTCCGCTCAATAACAGCGTTTTTATGGACATGGTCGGCGAAATTAGCCATGAACTTGCGCGACATGAGATCGACTTATTGCTCATCGCCGACGACGATCTGGCGGATAAGCACAGCTATATGCGCATGGTGCAAAGCCGCCGCGTCGACGCGCTGATCGTGGCGCACACGCTGGATCACGATCCCCGTCTTGAGCAGCTTCAGGCCGCCGGTTTTCCTTTCCTGGCGCTTGGGCGCAGCCACCTCCCGCAGCCGTACGCGTGGTTTGACTTCGACAACTACGCCGGTACGCATCAGGCGACCCGCTGGCTGATCGAGAAAGGCCATCGGCGTATCGCGCTACTTGGCGAAAGTAACAATCAGGCGTTTATCACCCAGCGCCGTCAGGGCTATCTGGACGCCCTGCGGGAAGCCGGGCTTTCCAGCGAATGGCTGCGCGCTATGCCGCCTTCGCGCCGCGTCGGGTATGCCACCACGAAAGAACTGCTTGCCCTGCCGCAGCCGCCCACGGCCATCATCACCGACTGCAACACCCACGGCGACGGCGCGGCGATGGCGCTGGCGCAGCTGGGGCGTTTATCCGGCGACAACGCCGTCTCGCTGGTGGTCTACGACGGCCTGCCGCAGGACAGCATCGTCGATATTGACGTGGCGTCGGTTATCCAGTCCACCCGCCAGGGCGTTGGGAAACAGATTGCCGATATGGTGCGTCAGCTGATTAACGGCGACGATATTGAACAGCTTCAGGTGCTCTGGCAGCCAGAATTTACCCCAGGCCAGACGGCCTAA